GGCCCTGCTCTGGTCCTACGGGGGGGCCGAGCAGGACGAGGCCGGCCGCGTGATCATCAACTCGAAGGAGACGATCGAGGCCCTGAAGTACATGCGGGCCCTCTACAAGGAGACCATGACCTCCGAGATCTTCACCTGGGATCCCTCCTCCAACAACCGGGGCATCCTGGCCGGCAAGCTCTCCTTCGTCCAGAACGCGATCTCCGTGACGCGGCAGGCGGAGAAGGACAATCCCGAGATGTCCAAGCAGATCCAGCTCACACCCGCCCTCAAGGGACCCGTCCGGGGGATCGCCGCCGAGCACGTCATGGACTGCTACGTGATCTGGAACTTCGCGGAGAACAAGGAGGGGGCCAAGCAGTTCTTGGTCGACCTCGTCGACACGTTCAACACCGCCTTCAAGGCCAGCGAGTTCTACAACTTCCCCTGCTTCCCCTCCACGGTCCCGGACCTCGGCACCCAGATCGCCAACGACCCCAAGGCGGTTCCTCCCGACAAGTACAAGGTCCTGGGCAACGTGCTCGAGTGGGCGACCAACGTCGGCTTCCCCGGCTACGCGAGCGCGGCCATCGACGAGGCCTTCAACACCTTCGTCCTGCCCACCATGTTCGCCAAGGTGGCCCGGGAGGAGATGACTCCCGAGGAAGGGGTCAAGGTCGCAGAGACGGAGCTGAAGCGCATTTTCGCCAAGTGGGCGTGACGGGGACCCCGGGAGCGCGATGGCGGTCGTCGAAACGCGGGATCTGACCAAGGTCTTCAAGGAAGGCGAGCTCGGGGCGGTCAACAGGGTCAACCTGGAGAGCCGGGAGGGTGAGT
The Vicinamibacteria bacterium DNA segment above includes these coding regions:
- a CDS encoding carbohydrate ABC transporter substrate-binding protein is translated as ALLWSYGGAEQDEAGRVIINSKETIEALKYMRALYKETMTSEIFTWDPSSNNRGILAGKLSFVQNAISVTRQAEKDNPEMSKQIQLTPALKGPVRGIAAEHVMDCYVIWNFAENKEGAKQFLVDLVDTFNTAFKASEFYNFPCFPSTVPDLGTQIANDPKAVPPDKYKVLGNVLEWATNVGFPGYASAAIDEAFNTFVLPTMFAKVAREEMTPEEGVKVAETELKRIFAKWA